The Salvelinus fontinalis isolate EN_2023a chromosome 39, ASM2944872v1, whole genome shotgun sequence genome has a window encoding:
- the LOC129838351 gene encoding basic proline-rich protein-like, which translates to SPPPPPPLPPPPSLPSPPPPPPLPSSPSLPSPPPPPLPPPPPLPPPLSLPPPPPPPPPHPPPPPPPPPPPPPPPLSLPPPPPPPPPPPPPPLPPPPSLPPPPPPPPLPPPLSLPPPPPPPPPLLPPPLSLPPPPPPPPPPPPPPLPPPLSQPPPPPPPPPPLPPPPSLPPPPPPPPPLPPSPPPPPPLPPSPPPPPPPPPPPPPLPPSPPPPPPPLPPSPPPPPPPLPPPLSLPPPPPPSLPSSPSLPSPPPPPPPPPPLPPSPPPPPPLPPPPSLPSPPPPPLPSSPSLPSPPPPPPLPPPPSLPSSPSLPSPPPPPPPPPPPPPPPPPPPLPSSPSLPSPPPPPPLPPPPSLPSSPSLPSPPPPPPPPPPPPPPPPPPPPPPPPPPPPPPPPPPTPLPSSPSLPSPPPPPPPPPPPPPPPPPPPPPPLPPPPSLPSPPPPPPPPPPPPPPLPPPPSLPSPPPPPPPLPPPPSLPSSPSLPSPPPPPPPPPPPPPPLPPPPSLPSPSSPSLPSPPPPPPPPPPPPPLPPPPSLPSPPPPPPPPPPPPPPPLPSSPSLPSPSPPPPPPLPPPPSLPSSPSLPSPPPPPPPPLPPPPSLPSPPSLPPPSPPPPPLPPPPSLPSPARSPNPTHL; encoded by the coding sequence tctccaccaccaccaccaccactacctccacctccttctctaccttcaccaccaccaccaccaccactaccttcatctccttctctaccttcaccaccaccaccaccactaccaccaccaccaccactacctccacctctttctctaccacctccacctccaccaccaccaccacatccaccaccaccaccaccaccaccaccaccaccaccacctccacctctttctctaccacctccaccaccaccaccacctccaccaccaccaccaccactacctccacctccttctctaccacctccacctccaccaccaccactacctccacctctttctcttccacctccaccaccaccaccaccaccactactacctccacctctttctctaccacctccacctccaccaccaccaccacctccaccaccaccactacctccacctctttctcagccacctccaccaccaccaccaccaccaccactacctccacctccttctctaccacctccaccaccaccgccaccaccactacctccttctccaccaccaccaccaccactacctccttctccaccaccaccaccaccaccaccaccaccaccaccaccactacctccttctccaccaccaccaccaccaccactacctccttctccaccaccaccaccaccaccactacctccacctctttctctaccacctccacctccaccttctCTACCTTcatctccttctctaccttctccaccaccaccaccaccaccaccaccaccactacctccttctccaccaccaccaccaccactacctccacctccttctctaccttcaccaccaccaccaccactaccttcatctccttctctaccttcaccaccaccaccaccaccactacctccacctccttctctaccttcatctccttctctaccttcaccaccaccaccaccaccaccaccaccaccaccaccaccaccaccaccaccaccaccactaccttcatctccttctctaccttcaccaccaccaccaccaccactacctccacctccttctctaccttcatctccttctctaccttcaccaccaccaccaccaccaccaccaccaccaccaccaccaccaccaccaccaccaccaccaccaccaccaccaccaccaccaccaccaccaccaccaccaccaacaccactaccttcatctccttctctaccttcaccaccaccaccaccaccaccaccaccaccaccaccaccaccaccaccaccaccaccaccaccacccctacctccacctccttctctaccttcaccaccaccaccaccaccaccaccaccaccaccaccaccacccctacctccacctccttctctaccttcaccaccaccaccaccaccaccactacctccacctccttctctaccttcatctccttctctaccttcaccaccaccaccaccaccaccaccaccaccaccaccaccaccactacctccacctccttctctaccttcaccttcatctccttctctaccttcaccaccaccaccaccaccaccaccaccaccaccaccacccctacctccacctccttctctaccttcaccaccaccaccaccaccaccaccaccaccaccaccaccaccacccctaccttcatctccttctctaccttcaccttcaccaccaccaccaccaccactacctccacctccttctctaccttcatctccttctctaccttcaccaccaccaccaccaccaccaccactacctccacctccttctctaccttcacctccttctctacctccaccttcaccaccaccaccaccactacctccacctccttctctaccttctcCAGCTCGCTCCCCTAATCCCACCCACCTATGA
- the LOC129838350 gene encoding basic proline-rich protein-like, whose amino-acid sequence MENTPSPPSLPSPPPLPPSPPPPPLPPPPPPPPPPPPPPPPPPPPPPPPPPPPPPPPPLPPTHSLPSPPPPPPPPPLPPTPSLPSPPPPPPPPPPPPPPPPPPPPPPPPPPPPPPPLPPTPSLPSPLPLPPPLSLPPPPPPPPPPPPLPPPPPPPLPPPPSLPPPPPPPLPPPLPPSLPPPPPPPPPPPPPPPLPPPPSLPPPPPPPPPPPPPLPPPLSLPPPPPPPPPPPPPPLPPPPSLPPPPPPPPPPPPPLPPPLSLPPPPPPPPLPPPLSLPPPPPPPPPPPPPPLPPPPSLPPPPPPPPPPLPPPPYLPPPTPPPLPPPLSLPPPPPPPPPPLPPPLSLPPPPPPPPPPPPPPPPLPPPSLPPPPPPPPLPPPPPLPPPPPLPPPPPLPPPPPLPPPLSLPPPPPPPPPHPPPPPPPPPLPPPPPPPPPLSLPPPPPPLPPPPPPPLPPPPSLPPPPPPPPLPPPLSLPPPPPPPPPPLPPPLSLPPPPPPPPPPPPPPLPPPLSQPPPPPPPPPPPLPPPPSLPPPPPPPPPPPPPPPLPPSPPPPPSPLPPSPPPPPPPPPPPPPPPPPPPPPLPPSPPPPPPPLPPSP is encoded by the exons ATGGAAAACACACCTTcacctccttctctaccttcaccaccaccactacctccttctccaccaccaccaccactacctccacctccacctccacctccaccaccaccaccaccaccaccaccaccaccaccaccaccaccaccaccaccaccaccaccaccaccaccaccaccactacctccaaCTCATTCTctaccttcaccaccaccaccaccaccaccaccaccactacctccaactccttctctaccttcaccaccaccaccaccaccaccaccacc accaccaccaccaccaccaccaccaccaccaccaccaccaccaccaccaccaccaccaccaccaccactacctccaactccttctctaccttcaccactaccactacctccacctctttctctaccacctccaccaccaccaccaccaccaccaccaccactacctccaccaccaccaccaccactacctccacctccttctctaccacctccaccaccaccaccactacctccaccactacctCCTTCtctaccacctccacctccaccaccacctccaccaccaccaccaccaccactacctccacctccttctctaccacctccacctccaccaccaccaccaccaccaccaccactacctccacctctttctcttccacctccacctccaccaccaccaccacctccaccaccaccactacctccacctccttctctaccacctccaccaccaccaccaccaccaccaccaccaccactacctccacctctttctcttccacctccaccaccaccaccaccactacctccacctctttctctaccacctccacctccaccaccaccaccacctccaccaccaccactacctccacctccttctctaccacctccaccaccaccaccaccaccaccactacctccacctccTTATCTACCACCTCCaactccaccaccactacctccacctctttctcttccacctccaccaccaccaccaccaccaccactacctccacctctttctctaccacctccacctccaccaccaccaccaccaccaccaccaccaccaccactaccaccaccatcactaccaccaccaccacctccaccaccactaccaccaccaccgccactaccaccaccaccaccattaccaccaccaccgccactaccaccaccaccaccactacctccacctctttctctaccacctccacctcctccaccaccaccacatccaccaccaccaccaccaccaccaccactaccaccaccaccaccaccacctccacctctttctctaccacctccaccaccaccactacctccaccaccaccaccaccactacctccacctccttctctaccacctccacctccaccaccaccactacctccacctctttctcttccacctccaccaccaccaccaccaccaccactacctccacctctttctctaccacctccacctccaccaccaccaccacctccaccaccaccactacctccacctctttctcagccacctccaccaccaccaccaccaccaccaccactacctccacctccttctctaccacctccaccaccaccaccaccaccaccaccaccaccaccaccactacctccttcaccaccaccaccaccatcaccactacctccttctccaccaccaccaccaccaccaccaccaccaccaccaccaccaccaccaccaccaccaccaccactacctccttctccaccaccaccaccaccaccactacctccttctcca